One stretch of Alcaligenes faecalis DNA includes these proteins:
- a CDS encoding TonB-dependent receptor — protein sequence MKCALQDTPSLFALRRQVRPGVATDSLSSSQGSRFKQGKVALLMASVLLLIQPMQAYAAGPMVLNMASQPLADALLQIGRQAQVEIAFSPGQVREKRAVALQGELTVEQALDTLLTPWGLAARAQGDQRYTIVTAPVAKGLSVLEPVRVQGQRVGERNYSREELDQRAAGNRDLSSLLADNPAVRQNEAAKTSANRGSLALEDISFYGASPFQNQFQIDGISSTNQIDPASRNLNLQVGNVPAYAQAYNLDTNMLESVTVLDSSIPVEYGRFTGGVVDAKVRDPKGDNSFRADFSYNSSGLTSQTVPEEQKKKFGAGEPGFTPAWTKRFSSAMLDVGITDNTAALINVSRRESSIDRTMRVMHEKEFTDVNTNSKDRVDNVFAKVHTRWSASTDSALTFKYADRREDLVDSGILANRVQWQHQQKAYGLGFDLNHDFGWGQGRVQLGYDQMNSYRNSDGTEYMVNMVFQPDGRPDYTYISGGFGQESTEQRNLTLKSRLEFKPFQTGAIEHTPYVGFELAHTKGEFVRDQDAYGGNTRHFSNGQPDKIQTLNYYRAGEVGVSYTNASIYVSDRMSWQRLALTTGLRMDRDNYFGNTNLAPRTLLEWDVLGTGETRLSGGWSRYYGMDILGIAMRERKSQLHTLLVTGGNPVDRPSHTAYKLDGLKTPYDDEWALRLQQQLSSTVAAELAYVRRYGRQQVSIEGLAKTGYTYTNNGKSKTDAITLSLKNTAPWTLGESLWTARVDVTYQHSKRNNKLADGYDGEAEAQEENIYYNGDLIRRGDRPVGDYNLPWRVSAGVTGMWARYGLQMNNRINWNSARMDVHYVGLNRGDGLEKYESGRVGSYWTWDMRLDWEPAMLKGLGLGLDVLNVLDKQAPVVVSTPTSVLNPNLYRTGRELWLRASYRY from the coding sequence ATGAAGTGCGCTTTGCAGGACACGCCGTCCCTTTTTGCCTTGCGCAGGCAAGTTCGCCCCGGCGTGGCAACCGACTCTCTTTCTTCTTCCCAAGGCTCGCGCTTTAAGCAGGGGAAAGTGGCTTTATTGATGGCCAGTGTTTTGCTGCTGATACAGCCCATGCAGGCATACGCTGCCGGGCCTATGGTGCTGAATATGGCGTCGCAGCCCTTGGCTGATGCACTCTTGCAGATTGGCCGTCAGGCCCAGGTGGAGATCGCGTTTTCACCGGGGCAGGTTCGGGAAAAGCGAGCCGTGGCCTTGCAGGGCGAACTGACCGTTGAGCAAGCTTTGGATACCTTGTTGACCCCTTGGGGACTGGCGGCCAGAGCCCAGGGCGATCAGCGCTATACGATTGTGACGGCCCCCGTTGCCAAAGGCTTGTCCGTGCTGGAGCCCGTCCGTGTACAAGGCCAGCGTGTTGGTGAACGCAACTATTCCCGTGAGGAACTGGATCAACGCGCGGCGGGTAATCGTGATCTGTCCAGCCTTCTGGCTGATAACCCGGCTGTGCGTCAGAACGAGGCCGCAAAAACCAGTGCCAACCGTGGTTCTCTGGCGCTGGAAGATATCAGCTTCTACGGGGCCAGCCCTTTCCAGAATCAGTTCCAGATTGATGGCATCAGCTCCACCAATCAGATTGATCCTGCCAGCCGCAATTTGAATTTGCAGGTGGGCAATGTGCCCGCCTACGCCCAGGCCTACAACCTGGACACGAATATGCTGGAAAGCGTGACGGTGCTCGATAGCAGCATTCCAGTGGAATATGGCCGCTTCACCGGGGGCGTGGTTGATGCCAAGGTGCGTGATCCCAAGGGCGATAACAGCTTCCGCGCGGACTTCAGCTACAACTCCTCCGGGCTGACCTCCCAGACTGTGCCAGAAGAGCAGAAGAAAAAGTTCGGGGCAGGCGAGCCGGGTTTTACCCCTGCCTGGACCAAGCGTTTTTCGTCCGCCATGCTGGATGTGGGCATTACCGACAATACCGCGGCCTTGATCAATGTGTCCCGGCGTGAATCCAGCATTGATCGCACCATGCGCGTCATGCACGAGAAGGAGTTCACCGATGTGAATACGAACTCCAAAGACCGTGTCGATAATGTGTTCGCCAAAGTCCATACCCGTTGGAGTGCCAGCACGGACTCTGCCTTGACCTTCAAGTACGCGGATCGGCGCGAGGATCTGGTGGATTCCGGCATCCTGGCCAATCGGGTGCAGTGGCAGCATCAACAAAAAGCCTATGGTCTGGGCTTTGACCTGAACCATGACTTTGGTTGGGGGCAGGGGAGGGTGCAGTTGGGTTACGACCAGATGAACAGCTACCGTAATTCCGACGGCACGGAATATATGGTCAATATGGTGTTTCAACCCGATGGCCGACCCGACTACACCTATATCAGCGGCGGTTTCGGGCAGGAGTCTACCGAGCAACGTAACCTGACCTTGAAGTCCCGACTGGAGTTCAAGCCTTTCCAGACGGGGGCAATCGAACATACACCTTATGTGGGTTTCGAGCTGGCTCATACCAAGGGAGAGTTTGTCCGTGACCAGGACGCCTATGGTGGTAATACCCGTCACTTCAGCAATGGGCAGCCAGACAAGATCCAGACCTTGAACTATTACCGTGCTGGCGAGGTGGGCGTCAGCTATACCAATGCGTCCATTTACGTATCGGATCGCATGTCCTGGCAGCGTCTGGCCCTGACTACGGGCTTGCGTATGGATAGGGACAACTACTTTGGCAACACCAATCTGGCCCCTCGTACCTTGCTGGAATGGGATGTGCTGGGAACGGGTGAAACCCGTCTGTCGGGTGGCTGGTCGCGCTATTACGGCATGGATATTCTTGGCATCGCCATGCGCGAACGCAAGAGTCAACTGCACACCTTGCTGGTGACGGGCGGCAATCCGGTAGACCGTCCTTCGCATACGGCCTACAAGCTGGATGGCCTGAAAACCCCGTATGACGACGAGTGGGCCTTGCGCTTGCAACAGCAGTTGTCGAGCACGGTGGCTGCCGAGCTGGCTTATGTGCGCCGCTATGGTCGTCAACAAGTCTCTATCGAAGGGCTGGCGAAGACGGGCTACACCTACACCAATAATGGCAAGTCCAAAACCGATGCCATTACCTTGAGTTTGAAAAACACGGCTCCCTGGACCTTGGGCGAGAGCTTGTGGACGGCGCGGGTGGATGTGACCTATCAGCACAGCAAGCGGAACAACAAGCTGGCCGACGGCTACGACGGCGAGGCGGAGGCACAGGAGGAGAACATCTATTACAACGGCGACCTGATACGCCGTGGTGATCGTCCAGTGGGGGACTACAACCTGCCTTGGCGAGTCAGCGCTGGTGTGACCGGCATGTGGGCGCGTTATGGCTTGCAGATGAACAACCGGATCAATTGGAACAGCGCCCGCATGGATGTGCACTATGTGGGTCTGAATAGGGGCGATGGCTTGGAGAAGTACGAGTCCGGTCGGGTTGGTTCCTACTGGACCTGGGATATGCGTCTGGACTGGGAGCCAGCCATGCTTAAAGGTCTGGGCCTGGGGCTGGATGTGCTGAACGTGCTGGACAAGCAAGCACCCGTGGTGGTCTCGACACCGACCTCCGTGCTGAATCCGAACCTTTATCGCACAGGACGAGAGTTGTGGCTGCGCGCTTCCTATCGATATTAA
- a CDS encoding RNA polymerase sigma factor, with translation MSKLTAAFLTHYPDLIRYLRRRTHCSELAQDCAHDTWLRLLEKGKQVTADNHRAYVFRVAANIAADWYRRQTREQAAFDGYALSVAHHHAPDTYEEVLAKETLQRLEQALMAQSQRSVRIFMMHRCEEMSYAQIAQKLSVSESTVEKHMMRILLVAHQVFNSAA, from the coding sequence ATGTCCAAGCTGACGGCGGCGTTCCTGACCCATTACCCGGATTTGATCCGCTATCTGCGCAGGCGTACTCATTGCTCTGAACTGGCGCAGGATTGCGCGCATGACACCTGGCTGCGCTTGCTGGAGAAGGGCAAGCAGGTCACGGCAGACAACCACCGGGCTTATGTGTTCAGAGTGGCCGCCAATATTGCGGCGGACTGGTATCGGCGTCAAACGCGTGAGCAGGCTGCTTTCGATGGCTACGCCTTGAGTGTCGCCCATCACCATGCCCCGGATACGTACGAGGAAGTGCTGGCCAAGGAAACCTTGCAGCGTTTGGAGCAGGCCTTGATGGCTCAATCTCAACGTAGTGTGCGGATTTTCATGATGCATCGCTGTGAAGAGATGAGCTACGCGCAGATCGCCCAGAAGTTGTCGGTATCCGAGAGCACGGTTGAGAAACATATGATGCGTATTTTGCTGGTGGCGCACCAAGTCTTTAATTCCGCCGCATGA
- a CDS encoding FecR family protein, with the protein MNAQPDSAWSRVDEDAARWVVRKEGAKLEPDTLAQFDAWYEADPLHAQTYDALAASWRRLDQVSVLPIARKKRKSRVKALASACVLMGASFYAWQMFELQGSIRSGVEITQLSLPDGSVAILDAQTRVRLNFENGQRQVSVESGRAFFQVVPVSPQTGPFTVQAGPAQATALGTRYEVSLKDQVSAVAVYEHTVQVQCQSCDTSQPVILQPGDSATVAGGQLRAQLAQSTASTHAEAAPAWTNGLLSFDDVSLREVARQLGEYTHRVIWIGNEQAGSTRVSGVVQATRPTAALNLLTVGQGLQIKELPGIIVIY; encoded by the coding sequence ATGAACGCGCAGCCAGATTCGGCCTGGAGCCGTGTAGACGAAGACGCCGCCCGCTGGGTGGTGCGCAAAGAAGGCGCCAAGCTGGAGCCGGATACCCTGGCCCAGTTCGACGCCTGGTATGAAGCCGATCCTTTGCATGCTCAAACCTACGATGCCTTGGCGGCCAGTTGGCGGCGACTGGATCAGGTTTCAGTGTTGCCCATCGCCCGTAAAAAGAGAAAGTCCCGTGTCAAAGCGCTGGCCAGTGCCTGTGTCTTGATGGGGGCGTCTTTTTACGCCTGGCAGATGTTTGAGCTGCAAGGCTCGATCCGCAGCGGGGTGGAGATTACTCAATTGAGTCTGCCTGACGGCTCAGTGGCGATTCTGGACGCGCAGACTCGTGTGCGTCTGAATTTTGAAAATGGCCAACGACAAGTCAGCGTGGAGTCGGGGCGTGCCTTCTTCCAGGTGGTGCCTGTTTCGCCCCAGACAGGTCCGTTCACCGTGCAGGCCGGTCCGGCACAGGCGACGGCTTTGGGAACGCGCTACGAGGTCAGCCTTAAGGATCAGGTCAGCGCTGTGGCGGTGTATGAACATACCGTGCAGGTCCAGTGCCAGTCTTGTGATACCTCCCAGCCAGTGATCTTGCAGCCGGGGGACAGCGCCACGGTAGCGGGCGGGCAACTGCGGGCGCAGTTGGCTCAGTCTACGGCTTCCACACACGCGGAAGCGGCACCGGCCTGGACCAATGGTTTGCTGAGTTTTGATGATGTCAGCCTGCGGGAAGTGGCCCGTCAGTTGGGGGAATACACACACCGAGTGATCTGGATTGGCAACGAGCAAGCCGGGTCAACGCGAGTGTCCGGTGTGGTGCAAGCGACTCGTCCAACCGCTGCCCTGAACTTGCTGACTGTCGGCCAAGGCTTGCAAATCAAGGAGTTACCGGGGATTATAGTTATTTACTAA
- a CDS encoding zinc ribbon domain-containing protein YjdM, translating to MSTPLPCPQCTLENTYHDTEQWVCADCGYEWQDADPVAESETDGDELIVKDSNGNLLAAGDDVILIRDLKVKGSSTLKKGAKAKGIRLVRGDHEVDCKIDGISYLLKAMYLKKA from the coding sequence ATGAGCACACCGCTTCCCTGTCCTCAGTGCACCTTGGAAAATACCTACCATGACACGGAGCAATGGGTATGTGCCGATTGTGGCTATGAATGGCAAGATGCGGACCCGGTCGCCGAGTCTGAAACCGATGGCGATGAGCTCATCGTTAAAGACAGCAATGGCAATTTGCTGGCCGCTGGCGATGATGTGATTCTGATCCGCGACTTGAAGGTCAAAGGCTCCAGCACCTTGAAGAAAGGTGCCAAGGCCAAAGGCATACGCCTGGTTCGTGGCGACCATGAAGTCGATTGCAAGATCGATGGCATCAGCTACTTGCTGAAGGCCATGTACTTGAAGAAAGCCTAA
- a CDS encoding cytochrome-c peroxidase, translating into MLEARCLRTLYKNVPAQWPAPTIDPGQSWQEWGPVPGPGSSAQPEAAEDARNTQIVSLGARLFFDKQLSRKKQISCASCHQPDKSFTDGKASAVGEDGLMGKRRTPPLFAAPFAQDLFWDGRARTLQEQVVGPIENPVEMNHALSDLIPRLQESGDYREAFQQAFGASSSNPIDAERLARALAAYVVTIRPPTTRFDDFIAGDTAALNDQELIGLHLFRTKARCMNCHNGPMLTDNDFHNIGLSFYGRRLQDLGRFEWTRNPADLGLFRTPSLRNVAKAGPWMHNGLFPSLDGLLRMYDVAMGPAPKETGPLVPRKSERIRELHLSDEEIQALLAFLRVL; encoded by the coding sequence ATGCTTGAGGCCAGGTGTCTACGTACCCTCTATAAAAATGTCCCCGCTCAATGGCCTGCGCCCACCATTGATCCGGGGCAGTCCTGGCAAGAATGGGGGCCCGTGCCTGGGCCGGGCTCCAGCGCCCAGCCCGAGGCGGCGGAGGATGCCAGGAATACGCAGATCGTCTCCTTGGGCGCCCGACTGTTTTTTGACAAGCAGCTGTCGCGTAAAAAACAGATCTCCTGTGCGTCCTGTCATCAGCCCGACAAGTCCTTTACCGATGGCAAGGCGTCAGCGGTAGGGGAGGATGGTTTGATGGGCAAGCGCCGTACTCCGCCCTTGTTTGCTGCGCCTTTCGCCCAAGATCTGTTCTGGGATGGCCGTGCACGAACCTTGCAGGAGCAAGTCGTTGGCCCCATAGAAAATCCGGTAGAGATGAACCATGCCTTGAGCGACTTGATTCCGCGCTTGCAGGAGTCAGGGGACTATCGAGAGGCATTTCAACAAGCCTTTGGCGCATCCTCATCCAACCCCATCGACGCTGAGCGACTGGCCCGAGCCTTGGCCGCCTATGTCGTCACTATCCGCCCGCCAACAACGCGCTTTGATGACTTTATCGCCGGGGATACGGCTGCCTTGAATGACCAGGAGCTGATCGGCCTGCACCTGTTCCGTACCAAGGCGCGCTGCATGAATTGCCATAACGGTCCCATGCTGACGGACAACGATTTTCATAATATCGGTCTGTCTTTTTACGGACGCCGCTTGCAGGATCTGGGGCGATTCGAGTGGACCCGAAACCCCGCTGATCTGGGGCTGTTCCGCACTCCCAGCCTGCGCAATGTTGCCAAGGCTGGCCCCTGGATGCACAACGGCTTATTCCCCAGTCTGGATGGCTTGCTGCGCATGTACGATGTGGCGATGGGGCCGGCCCCTAAAGAAACCGGCCCTTTGGTGCCGCGCAAATCGGAACGGATCCGGGAACTGCACTTGAGTGATGAGGAAATCCAGGCTTTGCTGGCCTTTTTACGAGTCTTGTAG
- the dctP gene encoding TRAP transporter substrate-binding protein DctP, with translation MKLTKKALFALTGFALLSMSGLSQAAQKWTMTSTWPASIELVELDKKWVELANKLVGDELKIEFYEGGALVPTGEVFSAVESGTIQAGADWPGYWAGRNPAFSPLGTHSSLFNAVDYANWIKEWGGAELYNEIYGKYGMVYLPYAITNNESGFHTNVPIRNLEEIKGKRLRLSGLEQGKVLEKIGGTQVSMAGQELYQSLERGVIEGAEFSTPNVDVSAGLHQVTKHWTTPGWHQSASVFGVMINKTAWDALSDSAKEKLQIAADATMMWSIAFTEKKATEGLRTFQKAGVEIHRMDDESLKTIQQVTNEVMISMACSNPDAAKVYASQMEYLHDYKDWRETSMPFNLGRPIEGPDLEKIKACLK, from the coding sequence ATGAAGCTAACAAAGAAGGCACTCTTCGCCTTGACCGGCTTTGCCCTGCTGAGCATGAGCGGCCTGAGCCAGGCAGCACAAAAGTGGACCATGACCAGTACCTGGCCCGCCTCCATCGAGCTGGTTGAACTGGACAAGAAGTGGGTGGAGCTGGCCAACAAGCTGGTCGGTGACGAGCTGAAAATCGAATTCTACGAAGGTGGCGCCCTGGTGCCGACTGGCGAAGTATTCAGCGCGGTCGAATCCGGCACCATCCAGGCCGGGGCCGACTGGCCGGGCTACTGGGCCGGCCGCAACCCGGCTTTCTCCCCTTTAGGAACACACTCCAGCCTGTTCAACGCGGTTGACTACGCAAACTGGATCAAGGAATGGGGTGGCGCCGAACTTTATAACGAGATCTACGGCAAGTACGGCATGGTGTACCTCCCCTACGCCATCACCAATAACGAATCCGGCTTCCATACCAATGTGCCGATTCGCAACCTGGAAGAAATCAAGGGCAAGCGCCTGCGTCTCTCTGGTCTGGAACAAGGCAAGGTGCTTGAAAAAATTGGTGGCACGCAGGTGTCCATGGCGGGTCAGGAGCTGTATCAATCGCTTGAGCGTGGCGTGATCGAGGGAGCCGAGTTCTCCACTCCGAACGTGGACGTTTCTGCCGGGCTGCATCAGGTCACCAAGCACTGGACCACGCCGGGTTGGCACCAGTCCGCTTCCGTGTTTGGCGTCATGATCAATAAAACCGCCTGGGATGCACTCAGTGATTCGGCCAAGGAGAAACTGCAAATTGCCGCCGACGCCACTATGATGTGGTCCATCGCTTTTACAGAGAAAAAAGCGACGGAAGGTCTGCGCACCTTTCAGAAAGCTGGCGTGGAAATCCACCGCATGGATGATGAAAGCCTGAAGACCATTCAGCAAGTCACCAACGAGGTGATGATTTCCATGGCCTGCAGCAACCCCGATGCTGCCAAGGTATATGCCAGCCAGATGGAGTATCTGCACGACTACAAGGACTGGCGCGAGACCTCCATGCCCTTTAACCTGGGACGTCCTATTGAGGGCCCAGATCTGGAAAAAATCAAAGCCTGCCTGAAGTAA